The Streptomyces laurentii region ACCCCGTGAGCATCCACTGGGCGTCCGGCCCCTCCGGCCCGCTCACGCCCGGCCTGCACTACTACGACCTCCACCGGCACGCCCTCCAGCGGCTGCTCACCGGCGACGTCACCGAGCGGGTGCGCGCGGCCCTGGGCCCGGACGCGCCCGCCGAGGCCCGGAACGCCGACCAGTACCTGATCCTCGGCGTCAAGTACTGGCAGAACTCCTTCAAGTACAACAGCTTCTGCTTCCACGTGGTCTCCACCGACATCGGCACCCTGGTGCAGACCTGGCGGATCTGGGCCGCGGCACGGGGGCTGCGGATCGCGCCCGTGATGTGGTTCGACGAGCCCGTCCTGAACGGACTCCTCGGCGTGCCGGGCGAGGAGGAGGCGGTGTTCGCCGTCGTGCCGCTGCACTGGGACGGGCCGCGCGGCGCGCGTCCCGCACCGGCCGGCACGGACCCGGAGCACCGGCCCGCCGTCGCGCACCGGGACGTCGAACGCTCCCGTACGCTGCTGGACTTCGTGACGGTACGGGACATGCACGCGGCGACCCTCGCGGGCGCCGCCGAGCGTCCCGCGCCCGGCGCCCTGGCCGCCGCCGCGGCCCCGGTGGACGACGGCGGCGGCGAGCGGGTGGAACTGCCGGCCCCCGCCGCGCCCGCCGCCGGCACCCGCCAGTCCCTGCGCCGCCGCCGGTCCAGCTTCGGCCGGTTCGACAGCCGGACGAAGCTGTCCGCGCGGGACCTGTCGACGGTCCTCGCGGCATGCGCGGCCACCCGGCTGGCCGGCGACACCGACCCGGAGGGCGCGGTCCGGCTCGCCCGTGTCCACGTCTTCGTCAACCACGTCGAGGGCATCGCGCGGGGCGCCTACACCTACGACCCGGACCGCGGCGACCTGCGCCTGGTCGAGGCCGGTCCGCAGGGCGTGTTCCTGCAGGACAACTACTTCCTGGCCAACTACAACCTGGAGCAGGCCGGCGCGGTCCTGGTGCCGACCGTGCGGACCACGGCCGTCCTGGACGCGCTCGGCGACCGGGGCTACCGGCTCGCCATCGGCACCGCCGGCGCCGTCTCGCAGACCTTCTACACGGCCGCCGCCGCCCTCGGGGTCGGCGCGGGCGTGGCGCTGGGCTTCGACAACGTGTCGTTCGCCGAGCGTCTCGGGCTCATGGACGGCGACGAGGCCCCGCTGCTCATCATGCCCCTCGGTCACGAACGGCCCGAGCCCGCCGACTTCCACCACGAGATCGCCTGACGGCCTCGGAGGACTTCCCCATGACAACCACGACGTCCGGCGCCCCCGACCGCCGGGACGACCCCCAGAACCGGCCGGCCGGCACGGAATCCGCCGACCGGGCCGGGTCCCGCTGGGAGCCCGGCGACCGCTTCGTCCTGCGCGCGGCCGGGCTGCCCATCGAGACCGTACACGGGCTGCGCTGCCCCGGCACCCGCGCCTGGGCCGACGAGGTGCTGGCCGAGGAGGAGCGCCTGGCCGCGGCCGGCGCCGACCTCAGCGATCTGCTGGCCGCCCTGGTCAAGGCGACCACCACCGGCGCCGACGAGCTGCCCGGCGACGCGGCGGCCCGCCGCGGCCTGCTCAACCTGCGCCGGCAGATCTTCAACAACCGGCTGCCGGCCGACCCCGAGGCCGCCGTACGACTGGTGGCCGAGCGGGACCCGGAGGCCGGCGCGCGCACCGCCGCGTGGCTGCGCGACCGGGCCCGCCTCACGGAACTGAACGCCACCGGACCGGAGTTGCTGGACCGTGAACTCCAGGCGAGCCGGGGCGTGTTGCGCCGCACGCTGGCCGACGACCGGATCCGGCGGGCGCTGCTGCTGGCCTCGCCGACGCTGGACGGACGCCTCGACGCGTATCTGGACGACACCAGCCCGCGGCCGGCCAACCGGATGCGGAAGATCGAGCGTTCGGCGCTCACCTACCTCTACCGGACGGCGTGCAAGACCAGCCCGTTCAGCACCTTCACCGGAGTCGGCCTCGCCTCGTTCGCG contains the following coding sequences:
- a CDS encoding hypothetical protein (identified by MetaGeneAnnotator; putative;~sequence version:1), whose product is MGYAHEYAQAILHRGRVPMEPTDHVVNWDDGPRKGKYYPHAEAFALPDTEDLPDVPIAPGLLPGVLPGADGPDPARVPAGFSLRLLSAMLKDSYGLTGRRLGIQANTDLPGLPFYTHANWSRGTAGGGGLYPVSIHWASGPSGPLTPGLHYYDLHRHALQRLLTGDVTERVRAALGPDAPAEARNADQYLILGVKYWQNSFKYNSFCFHVVSTDIGTLVQTWRIWAAARGLRIAPVMWFDEPVLNGLLGVPGEEEAVFAVVPLHWDGPRGARPAPAGTDPEHRPAVAHRDVERSRTLLDFVTVRDMHAATLAGAAERPAPGALAAAAAPVDDGGGERVELPAPAAPAAGTRQSLRRRRSSFGRFDSRTKLSARDLSTVLAACAATRLAGDTDPEGAVRLARVHVFVNHVEGIARGAYTYDPDRGDLRLVEAGPQGVFLQDNYFLANYNLEQAGAVLVPTVRTTAVLDALGDRGYRLAIGTAGAVSQTFYTAAAALGVGAGVALGFDNVSFAERLGLMDGDEAPLLIMPLGHERPEPADFHHEIA